One window of Parambassis ranga chromosome 3, fParRan2.1, whole genome shotgun sequence genomic DNA carries:
- the LOC114433197 gene encoding E3 ubiquitin-protein ligase AMFR-like isoform X2, which produces MPLLFLERFPWPSLQTYTALSVALLAGSIFSAYTTVTDPGFGALETEETQAAAEVEVEHLNSDIGNTELATTVLWYLVTDSLFVWVLVNTFCCSLMLIAKMIQYVVFGPLRVSEKQHLKDKFWNFIFYKFIFIFGVLNVQTVEEVVMWCLWFSALVFLHLMVQLCKDRFEYLSFSPSTPMNSHVRVLCLLVSLLLDCCGLAVVCGLLGASHGMHTLSFMAAECLLVTVRTGHVIMRYSIHLWDLNHPGTWESKGTYVYYTDFVMELAMLFLDLMHHIHMLLFGNIWLSMASLVIFMQLRYLFHEVQRRVRRHKNYLRVISNMEARFAVATAEELAANDDDCAICWDSMLTARKLPCGHLFHNSCLRSWLEQDTSCPTCRTSLNISGDGGQARTQQQGGGLEDNIGPVGAPPDARPHINQHNHFFHFDGSRIASWLPSFSVEVMHTTNILGMAQANNSQLMAMAHQIQEMFPQVPSYLVMQDLQLTRSVEVTTDNILEGRIQVPFPTQAIERGPIQVTPSPDEQAGPSGTAEQSLTESDNMEIRGGRFSKSAEERQKMLKQRKEQLLQQARRSAHHKLEFTYVSFFGCFLLLPIKWMFCHKEARA; this is translated from the exons ATGCCTCTGTTGTTTTTGGAGAGGTTTCCTTGGCCCAGCCTGCAGACCTACACAGCACTGAGTGTGGCTTTGCTTGCTGGAAGCATCTTCAGTGCCTACACCACAGTAACGGATCCGGGGTTTGGGGCCTTGgaaacagaggaaacacaggctgctgctgaggtggaagTAGAGCATCTAAACAGTGATATTGGTAACACAGAATTGGCAACCACTGTGTTGTGGTATCTTGTCACTGACAGTCTCTTTGTATGG gTGTTGGTCAACACATTCTGCTGCTCTTTGATGCTAATTGCTAAAATGATACAGTATGTGGTGTTTGGCCCACTCAGAGTCAGTGAGAAGCAA CACCTCAAAGATAAGTTCTGGAACTTCATCTTCTACAagttcatcttcatctttgGTGTACTAAacgtgcagacagtggaggaggTGGTCATGTGGTGTTTATGGTTCTCCGCCCTGGTCTTTCTGCACCTAATGGTTCAGCTCTGCAAAGACCGTTTTGAATAT CTGTCCTTCTCCCCCTCTACTCCCATGAACAGCCATGTGCGAGTTCTTTGTCTTCTGGTCTCCCTGCTCCTGGACTGCTGTGGCttggctgtggtctgtggtctGCTTGGAGCTTCTCATGGCATGCATACTCTCTCTTTTATGGCAGCAGAG TGTCTCCTGGTGACTGTACGCACTGGCCATGTCATCATGCG GTACTCCATCCATCTGTGGGATTTGAACCATCCAGGAACTTGGGAGAGTAAAGGAACATATGTGTACTACACAGACTTCGTAATGGAGCTGGCTATGCTCTTTTTGGACCTCATGCACCATATTCATATGCTG CTTTTTGGTAATATCTGGCTGTCCATGGCAAGCTTGGTTATCTTCATGCAGCTGCGGTATCTTTTCCATGAGGTCCAGCGCAGAGTGCGCCGACACAAGAACTACCTTCGTGTTATCAGCAACATGGAGGCCAG GTTTGCTGTTGCTACTGCAGAGGAGCTGGCAGCTAATGATGATGATTGCGCCATCTGTTGGGATAGCATGTTGACAGCACGCAAACTCCCCTGTGGTCACCTCTTCCACAA CTCTTGTTTGCGCTCATGGCTTGAGCAAGACACATCGTGTCCCACATGTCGGACATCCCTTAACATTAGTGGGGATGGGGGCCAGGCGAGAACCCAGCAGCAGGGTGGGGGTTTGGAAGACAATATTGGCCCAGTTGGAGCCCCTCCAGATGCTAGACCACATATTAACCAACACAACCACTTCTTCCACTTTGATG GATCTCGCATTGCCAGCTGGCTGCCCAGTTTTTCAGTGGAAGTAATGCATACTACTAATATCTTGGGTATGGCTCAGGCCAACAACTCCCAGCTCATGGCCatg GCCCATCAGATTCAAGAGATGTTCCCCCAGGTGCCCTCCTACCTTGTAATGCAGGACCTGCAGTTGACCCGTTCTGTTGAGGTCACTACTGATAACATCCTGGAGGGACGCATACAAGTGCCATTCCCAACACAG GCCATAGAGCGTGGCCCTATACAGGTGACCCCTTCACCAGATGAGCAGGCAGGGCCCAGTGGAACTGCTGAGCAGAGCCTCACTGAGTCAGACAACATGGAGATCAGAGGAGGTCGCTTCTCCAAATCAGCTGAGGAGAGGCAGAAGATGTTAAAGCAGAGGAAAGAACAGCTGCTTCAGCAAGCACGCAGGTCTGCACACCACAAACTAGAGTTTACATACGTTTCTTTTTTTGGTTGCTTTTTGCTGTTGCCCATAAAATGGATGTTTTGTCACAAGGAGGCAAGAGCTtag
- the LOC114433197 gene encoding E3 ubiquitin-protein ligase AMFR-like isoform X1, translated as MPLLFLERFPWPSLQTYTALSVALLAGSIFSAYTTVTDPGFGALETEETQAAAEVEVEHLNSDIGNTELATTVLWYLVTDSLFVWVLVNTFCCSLMLIAKMIQYVVFGPLRVSEKQHLKDKFWNFIFYKFIFIFGVLNVQTVEEVVMWCLWFSALVFLHLMVQLCKDRFEYLSFSPSTPMNSHVRVLCLLVSLLLDCCGLAVVCGLLGASHGMHTLSFMAAECLLVTVRTGHVIMRYSIHLWDLNHPGTWESKGTYVYYTDFVMELAMLFLDLMHHIHMLLFGNIWLSMASLVIFMQLRYLFHEVQRRVRRHKNYLRVISNMEARFAVATAEELAANDDDCAICWDSMLTARKLPCGHLFHNSCLRSWLEQDTSCPTCRTSLNISGDGGQARTQQQGGGLEDNIGPVGAPPDARPHINQHNHFFHFDGSRIASWLPSFSVEVMHTTNILGMAQANNSQLMAMAHQIQEMFPQVPSYLVMQDLQLTRSVEVTTDNILEGRIQVPFPTQAIERGPIQVTPSPDEQAGPSGTAEQSLTESDNMEIRGGRFSKSAEERQKMLKQRKEQLLQQARRRYLNKSSEDQDEDLPGLEDDTLPDLDLTVLRRRTMAAAAERRIQNQQDPAP; from the exons ATGCCTCTGTTGTTTTTGGAGAGGTTTCCTTGGCCCAGCCTGCAGACCTACACAGCACTGAGTGTGGCTTTGCTTGCTGGAAGCATCTTCAGTGCCTACACCACAGTAACGGATCCGGGGTTTGGGGCCTTGgaaacagaggaaacacaggctgctgctgaggtggaagTAGAGCATCTAAACAGTGATATTGGTAACACAGAATTGGCAACCACTGTGTTGTGGTATCTTGTCACTGACAGTCTCTTTGTATGG gTGTTGGTCAACACATTCTGCTGCTCTTTGATGCTAATTGCTAAAATGATACAGTATGTGGTGTTTGGCCCACTCAGAGTCAGTGAGAAGCAA CACCTCAAAGATAAGTTCTGGAACTTCATCTTCTACAagttcatcttcatctttgGTGTACTAAacgtgcagacagtggaggaggTGGTCATGTGGTGTTTATGGTTCTCCGCCCTGGTCTTTCTGCACCTAATGGTTCAGCTCTGCAAAGACCGTTTTGAATAT CTGTCCTTCTCCCCCTCTACTCCCATGAACAGCCATGTGCGAGTTCTTTGTCTTCTGGTCTCCCTGCTCCTGGACTGCTGTGGCttggctgtggtctgtggtctGCTTGGAGCTTCTCATGGCATGCATACTCTCTCTTTTATGGCAGCAGAG TGTCTCCTGGTGACTGTACGCACTGGCCATGTCATCATGCG GTACTCCATCCATCTGTGGGATTTGAACCATCCAGGAACTTGGGAGAGTAAAGGAACATATGTGTACTACACAGACTTCGTAATGGAGCTGGCTATGCTCTTTTTGGACCTCATGCACCATATTCATATGCTG CTTTTTGGTAATATCTGGCTGTCCATGGCAAGCTTGGTTATCTTCATGCAGCTGCGGTATCTTTTCCATGAGGTCCAGCGCAGAGTGCGCCGACACAAGAACTACCTTCGTGTTATCAGCAACATGGAGGCCAG GTTTGCTGTTGCTACTGCAGAGGAGCTGGCAGCTAATGATGATGATTGCGCCATCTGTTGGGATAGCATGTTGACAGCACGCAAACTCCCCTGTGGTCACCTCTTCCACAA CTCTTGTTTGCGCTCATGGCTTGAGCAAGACACATCGTGTCCCACATGTCGGACATCCCTTAACATTAGTGGGGATGGGGGCCAGGCGAGAACCCAGCAGCAGGGTGGGGGTTTGGAAGACAATATTGGCCCAGTTGGAGCCCCTCCAGATGCTAGACCACATATTAACCAACACAACCACTTCTTCCACTTTGATG GATCTCGCATTGCCAGCTGGCTGCCCAGTTTTTCAGTGGAAGTAATGCATACTACTAATATCTTGGGTATGGCTCAGGCCAACAACTCCCAGCTCATGGCCatg GCCCATCAGATTCAAGAGATGTTCCCCCAGGTGCCCTCCTACCTTGTAATGCAGGACCTGCAGTTGACCCGTTCTGTTGAGGTCACTACTGATAACATCCTGGAGGGACGCATACAAGTGCCATTCCCAACACAG GCCATAGAGCGTGGCCCTATACAGGTGACCCCTTCACCAGATGAGCAGGCAGGGCCCAGTGGAACTGCTGAGCAGAGCCTCACTGAGTCAGACAACATGGAGATCAGAGGAGGTCGCTTCTCCAAATCAGCTGAGGAGAGGCAGAAGATGTTAAAGCAGAGGAAAGAACAGCTGCTTCAGCAAGCACGCAG gAGATATTTGAACAAAAGTTCGGAAGATCAGGATGAGGATTTGCCTGGGCTGGAGGACGACACTCTTCCTGATTTGGACTTAACTGTGCTGAGACGTAGAAccatggcagcagctgcagagagacgCATACAAAACCAACAAGACCCTGCACCCTGA
- the LOC114433505 gene encoding leukotriene B4 receptor 1 translates to MNYSDELSSEEMAPEEFDNGTAVACVILGLSFVVGAPGNLLVVWTILRHVKQRSHTVVLILHLAAADLLVLITLPVWIYSLVHSWVFGESACKAMVFMINACMYSSVFLITLMSVERFVAVRYPFASAEWKRKQALNKVLLALWTAAFLFSIPVIPTQVVGKDSGEEQCLYRLYSSVTQELVCVLLETLVGYIIPFSILVVCYGCLCSRITQMTFKSKRKSTVLIASVVVAFAICWTPHHIGNILSLIILAVEDSFSDTAQNLESARSTMAFIAGAMVFISSTVNPILYMFAARSFRSSLRDTGIQKLFRHISSTSPGEGNRELSFVSKRHGNQTNSSQCVSEPKDQMDILIKMCENNNS, encoded by the coding sequence ATGAACTACTCAGATGAACTGTCTTCAGAGGAAATGGCCCCAGAGGAGTTCGATAATGGGACAGCAGTGGCTTGTGTGATTCTGGGCCTATCCTTCGTGGTCGGTGCTCCTGGGAACTTGCTTGTGGTCTGGACTATTCTGAGGCATGTTAAGCAGCGCTCCCATACTGTGGTGCTCATCCTGCACCTGGCTGCAGCAGACCTACTGGTCCTCATCACCTTGCCTGTGTGGATCTACTCTCTGGTCCACTCCTGGGTATTTGGAGAAAGTGCTTGCAAAGCCATGGTGTTCATGATCAACGCCTGTATGTACAGCAGTGTGTTCCTCATCACTCTCATGAGCGTGGAACGTTTTGTGGCTGTACGCTATCCCTTCGCTTCAGCTGAGTGGAAGAGAAAACAAGCTCTGAATAAAGTGCTGCTGGCCCTGTGGACTGCAGCGTTCTTGTTCAGCATACCTGTCATCCCAACTCAAGTTGTTGGGAAGGATTCTGGTGAGGAGCAATGCCTGTACCGTCTGTATAGCTCTGTGACCcaggagctggtgtgtgtgctgctggagACACTAGTAGGATACATCATACCTTTTTCCATTCTCGTGGTTTGCTATGGCTGCCTGTGCAGTCGGATTACTCAGATGACTTTCAAATCTAAACGCAAGTCCACTGTTTTGATTGCCAGTGTAGTGGTTGCATTTGCCATTTGCTGGACACCTCACCACATTGGAAATATCCTTTCGCTCATCATCCTGGCCGTTGAGGACTCCTTCAGTGATACAGCACAGAATCTGGAAAGTGCCAGGAGCACCATGGCGTTCATCGCCGGAGCAATGgtcttcatcagcagcacagTCAACCCCATCCTCTACATGTTCGCGGCTCGCTCCTTCAGGAGCTCCTTGCGTGACACTGGCATCCAAAAGCTTTTCCGTCATATTTCCAGCACCTCCCCAGGTGAGGGCAATCGAGAGCTGTCCTTTGTGTCCAAGAGACATGGCAATCAGACCAAcagctctcagtgtgtgtctgagcccAAAGACCAGATGGacatattaataaaaatgtgtgaaaataatAATTCCTAA
- the LOC114433539 gene encoding leukotriene B4 receptor 1-like, whose protein sequence is MKPSTELPPPVASDEFDGGTAVACVILGLSFLVGAPGNLLVIWTILRYVKQRSHIVVLILHLAIADLLVLVTLPLWIYSLVHTWVFGGALCKALVYIISVCMYSSIFFITLMSVERFLAICHPFVKMRYDTKNTMNRYLVFLWTLAFLLGLPALMTQTFDESDGTNQCLSKEFSSMTTAIIFLCLETLAGFAVPIIILSICYYLVAAQLRKMSFKSKLKSMVLINAVLIAFIMCWLPYHVINIIDMVCILGSDTEHECVPRSVVFGSGALVFISSSVNPVLYVLFARNLKRSLEEFRLVRLFREIGTHTNKQLRELSVQQETGQRAARTQEEMMPDSN, encoded by the coding sequence ATGAAGCCTTCAACTGAGCTGCCTCCTCCAGTGGCCTCTGACGAGTTCGATGGCGGGACTGCAGTAGCTTGTGTGATCCTAGGTCTGTCTTTCCTGGTTGGAGCCCCGGGGAACCTGCTGGTGATCTGGACCATCCTGAGATATGTTAAGCAGCGCTCTCACATTGTGGTTCTGATCCTGCACCTGGCTATAGCAGACCTGCTGGTCCTCGTCACCCTGCCTCTGTGGATCTACTCTCTTGTGCACACCTGGGTGTTTGGAGGGGCATTGTGCAAGGCTTTGGTGTACAttatcagtgtgtgcatgtacagcAGCATCTTCTTCATCACTCTTATGAGTGTGGAGCGCTTCCTAGCCATCTGTCATCCATTTGTGAAGATGCGCTATGACACGAAGAACACTATGAACAGATATCTGGTATTTTTGTGGACCCTTGCTTTTCTTCTCGGACTACCTGCTTTAATGACCCAGACATTTGATGAAAGTGATGGAACTAATCAGTGCCTTTCCAAGGAGTTCAGCTCCATGACCACTGCAATCATCTTTTTATGCCTAGAGACCCTGGCAGGCTTTGCAGTTCCTATCATTATTCTTAGTATCTGTTACTATCTGGTAGCTGCACAGCTCAGAAAAATGAGTTTCAAATCGAAACTTAAATCCATGGTTCTCATAAATGCTGTGCTGATTGCTTTCATAATGTGCTGGCTGCCATACCACGTTATCAATATCATTGATATGGTATGCATCCTAGGATCAGACACAGAACATGAATGTGTACCGCGGAGTGTGGTCTTTGGCTCTGGCGCCCTTGTTTTCATTAGCAGTTCAGTGAATCCTGTCTTATACGTCCTCTTCGCAAGGAACTTAAAAAGAAGCCTCGAGGAGTTCAGACTAGTCAGGCTGTTCCGGGAAATTggcactcacacaaacaaacagctcagGGAGCTGTCAGTACAGCAGGAGACCGGCCAGAGGGCAGCACGTACACAGGAAGAGATGATGCCTGACTCAAACTGA